The Drosophila innubila isolate TH190305 chromosome 3R unlocalized genomic scaffold, UK_Dinn_1.0 2_E_3R, whole genome shotgun sequence genome has a segment encoding these proteins:
- the LOC117791415 gene encoding WD repeat-containing protein 55 homolog, with amino-acid sequence MHTHEHFKTPADEDELEDIDDDMVVGVIAEIEQEVLNESESDDDEYDLVDMGAPEPQQNDRHSSSDDSISSDGSFDPNAEDSDSDDSMLDEATTGGASSAKRRKEQTANDGSGPSGSGASGAADYSHLDEDDETDETVRAIIAAIKKPRSAPPEIKLEDFITDICFHPQRDIIALATIIGDVHLYEYGNEENKLLRSIEVHAKSCRDVEFTEDGRSLITCSKDKCVMVTDMETEKLKKLYETAHDDAINKLYVLDERLFATGDDAGTVKLWDFRTKDAIFELKEVEDQITQMLTNEQNKLLLATSADGYLTTYNIGARKLYVQSEPYEEELSCMGIYRGSSKLVAGTSKGRLYTYNWGYFGYHCDMYPGIKSPISLMIPITDRIACVAGEDGNIRACHIAPYRNLGVVGQHNMPIESMDINNSGELLASSSHNNDVRFWNVKYFEDFGDIKYNEKHNAYKDKRHNLPSSKCTNASDFFADMTKEQDDNDDDAGNDTAAGPSNIT; translated from the exons ATGCATAC GCATGAGCATTTCAAGACGCCAGCGGATGAAGACGAGCTTGAAGATATTGATGACGATATGGTAGTTGGAGTGATAGCCGAAATTGAACAGGAAGTGCTAAACGAGTCGGAGAGCGACGACGACGAGTACGATTTAGTGGATATGGGTGCACCAGAGCCGCAACAGAACGATAGGCACAGCAGCTCAGACGATAGTATCAGCAGCGATGGCAGCTTTGATCCGAATGCCGAAGATTCCGACTCGGACGATTCGATGCTCGACGAGGCGACGACTGGCGGGGCAAGCAGTGCCAAACGGCGCAAAGAACAGACTGCTAACGATGGATCAGGACCCAGTGGATCAGGCGCAAGTGGAGCCGCTGATTATTCACATTTGGACGAGGATGACGAAACAGACGAGACGGTTCGTGCTATCATAGCGGCCATTAAGAAGCCACGCAGTGCTCCTCCCGAGATAAAGCTTGAGGATTTCATCACCGACATTTGTTTTCATCCGCAACGCGATATTATCGCCTTGGCAACCATCATTGGTGATGTTCATCTCTATGAATACGGTAACGAGGAGAACAAACTGTTACGTTCTATTGAAGTGCATGCGAAATCTTGTCGCGACGTCGAATTCACAGAGGATGGTCGTAGTTTGATCACATGCTCCAAGGACAAATGCGTTATGGTCACCGACATGGAGACGGAGAAGCTGAAAAAGCTTTACGAAACGGCCCATGATGATGCCATCAATAAGCTGTATGTCCTCGACGAGCGTTTATTTGCCACCGGCGACGATGCGGGCACCGTGAAGCTCTGGGATTTTCGTACCAAGGATGCCATATTTGAGCTGAAGGAGGTGGAAGACCAGATAACACAAATGCTGACCAATGAACAAAATAAGCTCTTGCTAGCAACCAGTGCCGATGGCTATTTAACCACCTACAATATTGGAGCTCGCAAGTTGTACGTTCAATCGGAGCCTTACGAGGAGGAGCTCAGCTGCATGGGAATTTATCGCGGCAGTTCCAAGCTGGTGGCGGGCACATCAAAAGGACGACTATACACCTATAACTGGGGTTACTTTGGATACCATTGCGACATGTATCCAGGCATTAAAAGCCCTATAAGTCTGATGATACCCATTACGGATCGGATTGCGTGCGTTGCTGGTGAGGATGGCAACATACGGGCATGCCACATTGCACCATATCGCAATCTGGGTGTTGTGGGACAACATAATATGCCCATCGAATCAATGGATATCAATAACAGCGGTGAACTCTTGGCATCCTCATCGCACAATAACGATGTGCGCTTCTGGAATGTCAAATATTTCGAGGACTTTGGTGACATCAAATACAATGAGAAGCACAATGCCTACAAGGACAAACGGCACAATTTGCCCTCATCAAAGTGCACAAATGCATCCGACTTTTTTGCTGACATGACCAAGGAGCAGGATGACAACGATGACGACGCAGGAAACGATACAGCAGCCGGTCCCAGTAATATAACTTAG
- the LOC117791412 gene encoding DNA N6-methyl adenine demethylase yields MFLFKSKNKKKSESMENEQDELRHRHLQDQHRNQHQRVSLGYSDVMLHVGSRETQRSPYTVYFEQPRATLSDSYMLMPSYLQTSEIRSPQQPTGNSHSHINNDATTTAGYVPMFQYQPATRSMNRESYAEPASSNSSLTGGNKCRKCNGVRDVCRCNRLQDHVHSTQSTVSGSTEPTQFFELSSTSTAVTSTLSSSASCSISSGGDNAASQFIPNHTQRKTETVTLTEEQENNNNNSNNNINNSNSNSTSNERLVSIWPAAMDDHAVDEQLLLQSSNASTVVYELPSSSLLSSNASNTSSSFEASSSNNATLANNNSTVYDDVTSSASDTEHVQFANTRTTNTTTTTSAQKKKHSQNRSRNSAATGATTPSASTVIELDATPSTSAQAQHQQQRRQQHQQQQQQQHQNLYNEYCQRRFNQNNNSINIYELEPTGDNSSDDGWDLRTHNAPLGPPGGSSRSRPQSSSELDARHADHTYYNSRGYINGIIALPPPPLPPDGNFMRSTSASCTTATHTTCSVDYGGRDICGVHRLTTERGAATPLSEQQQQQRQRPAAVLKACYNPGLGSGIVRTRSRVRSMDEAMAASSSSSSSTNSLCQPPRKLARLDAHNDLQLSPSTMSSLSPTNFYAFQPGRHRHRTYAELARTTDPQMQQSTGEMQQQPQQEQQQPQQQQPQQQQQQQPQQQQQQHPSSGGSCVIAYVGRPRETDGRLAPGSRELHNLPSTSTGRRHFGNAVLTAPDLQLDDWSSDSNGEDDDVVFVHSTREPILSIDLTSDDDGFGGGNEAVLQQQQLHQQQQLHQQQQQQHQQQQQQQHQQRQRQRHLREELLATCSRAVGGADGITASDTNGVTAATLLPRPNSANDYEDRRRRPAAVQGSSAGAGTSFAFYSGALADRAAITDHNYSSYNHNPAQAPTIGFRDLIDAAPYSRGPPCPTRCPRMEAAAAVAHSQRYFQPITPPSIWHFAPLPEAPQPPPPPPPSTGNSGNYVRLSRGNANAASGVVTAAAPPPSQQQQQQQQAETAPSGGNSPAAYYRYQPYYVPHYTITALPASRSNGDYSPGPPNPHYQGGLSNANGSSRSSYSGAMSAAAVAATVAAAQAQSFHDLLSLANVPTSPVASMEGNSLDNDYHRTETLNILRRATTPVAAAVPTAAGPPPVMSSIVTVAAAVSPPPPLEMYSGRTTMPYCGSPPFSLRRSEAYNNQRQHYQPQPHQGHQAPQNQMHAHIHPPHRASAIVATSLTPAPPYPVHQNLWYRQQNMQELHRRHMTPTPIDLSSNPLNLTSSLRTRYLHSICNCVHARNGPVSSLDPAYYPAYDAAVQQQSSSAAAAAPIDAHQPHPTAPQYSSIQYQHQQQQHRQQQHQQQHQQQHQQQQQHEQYQNRRRAAVHHHMIHHYSPLHLEIGLATPLSLGSSRILIGPPRPNRGATLEIIERNTLPHKYRRVRRPSETDEDAEKCAICLSLFEIENDVRRLPCMHLFHTDCVDQWLVTNKHCPICRVDIETHMAKDALVPSSSGVAAAAAGTAAL; encoded by the exons atgtttctctttaaaagtaaaaacaaaaaaaaaagcgaaagcaTGGAAAATGAACAGGATGAACTCAGACACAGACATTTGCAGGATCAGCATCGAAATCAGCATCAGCGCGTCTCACTCGGGTACTCTGATGTGATGCTTCACGTTGGCTCCAGGGAGACGC AACGCTCACCGTATACGGTTTACTTTGAACAGCCTCGTGCTACGCTGTCGGATAGCTACATGCTGATGCCTTCCTATTTGCAGACATCAGAGATCAGATCACCACAGCAGCCGACAGGAAATAGTCATAGTCACATCAACAATGATGCCACAACAACCGCTGGTTATGTGCCCATGTTTCAATATCAGCCGGCGACAAGGTCTATGAATAGAGAGTCATATGCAGAGCCAGCAAGCTCAAATAGCAGTCTAACTGGTGGAAATAAATGCAGGAAATGTAATGGAGTACGTGATGTGTGTCGATGTAATCGGCTGCAGGATCATGTGCATTCCACACAGTCCACTGTCAGCGGATCGACGGAGCCAACACAGTTCTTTGAACTCTCCTCAACGTCGACGGCAGTCACTTCCACACTGTCGTCAAGTGCCAGCTGTAGCATCAGTAGCGGAGGAGATAACGCTGCATCGCAGTTCATTCCAAATCACACACAACGTAAGACTGAAACGGTTACCCTGACGGAGGAGcaggaaaataataataacaatagcaataacaatatcaataatagcaatagcaatagcaccAGCAATGAGCGACTTGTAAGCATTTGGCCCGCCGCTATGGATGACCATGCCGTCGATgagcagttgctgttgcaatccAGCAATGCATCGACAGTGGTGTACGAGCTGCCCTCCAGTTCGCTGCTTAGCTCAAATGCCAGCAACACGAGCAGCTCCTTTGAGGCAAGCAGTAGCAATAATGCGACGCTGGCAAACAACAATTCCACGGTCTATGATGATGTTACTTCCAGTGCGTCAGACACGGAGCATGTGCAATTTGCCAATACACGCACCACAAATACAACCACAACCACGTCGgcacaaaaaaagaagcattCACAAAATCGATCTCGAAATTCAGCTGCTACTGGTGCAACAACACCCTCAGCTTCCACGGTTATTGAGCTGGATGCCACGCCCAGCACCAGCGCCCAAgcacagcatcagcagcagcgacgacagcaacatcaacagcagcaacaacaacaacaccaaaatCTTTATAATGAATATTGTCAAAGGCGCTttaaccaaaacaacaacagcatcaataTCTATGAGCTCGAACCAACTGGAGACAACAGCAGCGACGATGGTTGGGATCTGCGCACTCACAATGCTCCTCTGGGTCCACCAGGAGGCTCTAGCCGATCACGACCCCAAAGCAGCAGCGAATTGGATGCCCGTCATGCGGATCATACGTATTATAATAGTCGTGGCTATATAAACGGAATTATTGCACTTCCACCTCCACCTCTGCCGCCTGATGGCAACTTTATGCGTTCCACGTCAGCGTCCTGCACAACAGCCACCCATACGACTTGCAGTGTGGATTATGGTGGTCGTGATATCTGTGGTGTGCACCGCCTGACAACTGAGAGAGGCGCTGCCACGCCTTTAtcggagcaacagcagcaacaacgacagcgaccTGCAGCAGTGCTCAAGGCATGCTATAACCCGGGATTGGGAAGTGGAATTGTGCGAACCCGATCTCGAGTGCGCTCCATGGATGAGGCAATGgctgccagcagcagcagcagtagtaGCACCAACAGCCTCTGTCAGCCTCCAAGAAAACTGGCGCGTCTGGACGCGCACAATGACTTGCAATTATCGCCATCCACAATGTCCAGTCTCTCGCCTACGAACTTCTATGCATTTCAGCCGGGTCGTCATCGGCATCGCACGTACGCGGAATTGGCAAGAACTACTGATCCGCAG ATGCAGCAGTCAACGGGGGaaatgcagcaacaaccacagcaggagcaacaacaaccacagcagcaacagccgcagcagcaacaacaacaacaaccacaacaacagcagcagcaacatccatCAAGCGGGGGCTCTTGTGTGATTGCTTATGTGGGTAGACCACGTGAGACTGACGGCAGATTGGCACCGGGATCAAGGGAGCTGCATAATCTGCCCTCCACCTCAACGGGCAGGCGTCATTTTGGCAATGCGGTGTTAACAGCACCCGATTTGCAGTTGGATGATTGGTCATCCGATTCAAATGGCgaagatgatgatgttgtgTTTGTTCACTCCACACGTGAGCCGATACTCTCCATTGATCTGACATCGGATGATGATGGTTTTGGTGGCGGCAATGAGGCGgtactgcagcagcagcaactccatcagcagcagcaactccaccagcagcagcagcagcagcatcaacaacagcaacaacaacaacatcagcaacgacaacgacagcgtcATCTACGTGAGGAGTTACTAGCCACTTGCAGTAGAGCTGTCGGCGGAGCTGACGGAATAACAGCATCGGATACAAATGGAGTAACAGCTGCCACCTTGTTGCCTCGTCCTAATTCGGCCAATGATTATGAAGATCGAAGACGCCGACCAGCAGCGGTTCAGGGATCTAGTGCGGGTGCGGGCACTTCCTTTGCCTTTTACAGTGGCGCCTTGGCGGATCGAGCGGCCATCACGGATCACAACTATAGCAGTTACAATCATAATCCGGCGCAGGCGCCTACTATTGGTTTCAGGGATCTGATCGATGCTGCTCCGTACTCTCGAGGTCCGCCCTGTCCAACACGCTGCCCCCGAATGGAAGCAGCCGCTGCTGTGGCCCATTCACAGCGTTACTTTCAGCCCATTACACCGCCGTCCATTTGGCATTTTGCACCATTGCCGGAAGCACCACagccaccaccgccgccaccaCCGTCCACTGGTAATTCTGGCAATTATGTGCGTCTGTCACGTGGCAATGCGAATGCAGCAAGTGGTGTTGTTACAGCAGCAGCGCCACCaccatcacaacaacaacaacagcaacaacaagcggaAACGGCGCCAAGTGGTGGCAACAGTCCGGCTGCGTACTATCGCTATCAGCCGTATTATGTGCCACATTATACAATTACGGCATTACCCGCCAGCCGGAGCAACGGCGACTACTCACCGGGACCACCCAATCCACATTATCAAGGCGGACTAAGCAACGCCAATGGCAGCAGTCGCAGCTCTTATAGTGGGGCAATGAGTGCCGCTGCTGTGGCAGCTACTGTGGCTGCGGCACAGGCACAATCTTTCCATGATTTACTCTCACTGGCAAATGTGCCCACCTCACCGGTCGCCAGCATGGAAGGCAACAGTCTGGATAATGACTATCATCGTACCGAAACTCTCAACATATTGAGGCGTGCCACAACTCcagtggcagctgctgttCCCACTGCAGCCGGACCACCGCCTGTGATGTCATCCATAGTgactgtggctgctgctgtttctccGCCCCCACCGCTGGAAATGTACTCGGGACGCACAACGATGCCGTATTGTGGATCGCCACCGTTCAGTTTGCGACGTTCGGAGGCATATAACAATCAGAGGCAACATTATCAGCCGCAACCGCATCAGGGCCACCAAGCACCGCAGAATCAAATGCACGCTCATATACATCCACCGCATCGGGCAAGCGCGATTGTGGCAACATCATTGACTCCGGCACCGCCATATCCAGTGCATCAGAATCTATGGTATCGACAGCAGAATATGCAGGAGTTGCATCGTCGCCATATGACGCCCACACCCATTGATCTCTCTTCCAACCCGCTCAATTTGACAAGCAGTTTACGCACACGTTATTTACACAGCATCTGCAATTGTGTACATGCCCGGAATGGACCCGTCTCCAGCTTGGATCCCGCTTACTATCCGGCCTATGATGCAGCTGTTCAGCAGCAAAGCTCttctgcagctgctgctgcaccaaTTGATGCTCATCAGCCGCATCCAACGGCACCTCAATATAGCAGTATACAAtatcaacatcagcaacagcaacaccgacagcagcaacatcagcagcaacaccaacaacaacatcaacaacaacaacaacatgaacaatATCAAAATAGACGTCGCGCTGCAGTCCATCACCATATGATACATCATTATTCGCCGTTGCATCTGGAAATTGGCTTGGCCACGCCCCTCTCGCTTGGCTCCTCACGCATACTGATCGGACCACCGCGTCCCAATCGCGGTGCTACTTTG GAAATCATTGAACGCAACACTTTGCCACATAAATATCGTCGGGTTCGACGTCCGAGCGAAACGGACGAAGATGCTGAAAAGTGCGCCATATGTTTGTCTCTCTTCGAGATCGAGAATGATGTGCG CCGATTGCCCTGTATGCATCTCTTCCACACGGATTGTGTTGATCAGTGGCTGGTCACAAACAAACACTGCCCAATCTGTCGCGTCGACATCGAAACACATATGGCTAAGGATGCACTGGTGCCCAGCTCAAGTggtgtggctgctgctgctgctggcaccGCTGCCTTATGA